GGATCCAGCGCCTTGAAGACGCAAAGAACGAACGCCTTCTGTCTGAATATGTCGGTGGCGATCAGGACTGACCACGCCCTATCTGCGCGGCCATATCTCCCCAATGTGTCCCTTGTGCCTCGCAGGCCCGCCCCCGGAAGTTCCCCCGGGGGCGGGCAATTCTCTTTCCAAGTGCATGAAATCAAGGCAAACTCTGCTGTATGAAAAAGATCCTGCGCCGCGTTGCGGCTGATATCGTCGGAAACCTGCTGCGCCTGTTTGCACGCTTTATCACCGCTGTGCGCCCTGTCTGGCAGGGGATCGAGCCGGTCCCGAAGCAGCGGGTCTATTTCTCCAATCATACATCCAACGGCGATATGCCGATGATCTGGTCCTGTTTGCCACCCGCGTTGCGGCGCACTGTGCGGCCCGTTGCGGCGGCGGATTACTGGCTGAAAAACCCGATCCGCGCCTTTGTCGGCCCAGAGGTTTTCAACTGCGTGCTGGTCGATCGCCGACCAGAGGTGCAGGACAAGCCGATGGACAAGATCCTTGCCGCACTGGATGAGGGATCATCGCTGATCATTTTCCCCGAAGGCAACAGGAACATGACCGAGGACCCGCTTTTGCCGTTCAAGGCGGGCCTTTACAACATGGGTGTTGCGCGTCCCGACGTTGACCTTGTGCCGACATGGGTCGCCAACCTGAATTCGATCATGCCCAAAGGCGAGGTCATCCCCCTGCCCCTGATCTGTACGGTAACCTTCGGCGAGCCGATCCATGTGAAGGACGGCGAAAGCAAGGATGATTTCCTGAAGCGTGCCGCCGAGGCCCTTTTGGCCCTGCGTCCGGAGGAGCCGACATGAACGAGACGACCAGTGACGTCCTGCTGCTGACATTAGGCAGCTTCGGGATCATGTTCGCGCTGACGTTCTTTGGGGAGGTGTTGCGCGCCCGCCAAACCG
The sequence above is drawn from the Cognatiyoonia koreensis genome and encodes:
- a CDS encoding lysophospholipid acyltransferase family protein, whose translation is MKKILRRVAADIVGNLLRLFARFITAVRPVWQGIEPVPKQRVYFSNHTSNGDMPMIWSCLPPALRRTVRPVAAADYWLKNPIRAFVGPEVFNCVLVDRRPEVQDKPMDKILAALDEGSSLIIFPEGNRNMTEDPLLPFKAGLYNMGVARPDVDLVPTWVANLNSIMPKGEVIPLPLICTVTFGEPIHVKDGESKDDFLKRAAEALLALRPEEPT